One segment of Triticum aestivum cultivar Chinese Spring chromosome 2A, IWGSC CS RefSeq v2.1, whole genome shotgun sequence DNA contains the following:
- the LOC123189662 gene encoding probable GMP synthase [glutamine-hydrolyzing] — MSGSSSRGRLSPASGGGDSEPRSAGSRTRSVSATRGRKASPRPGRDVASATATVEEKKPAAVPTLLPSLSVPAGMRRQELLLRSGFSLDASCSSDASTDSFCSRASTGRIGRPVFGPRKKKTVSQADHKVSAMLEREAGSASPSDASGLKRRCAWVTANTDPCYVAFHDEEWGVPVHDDKKLFELLVLSGSLAELTWPTILNKRSIFREVFMDFDPASVSKLSERKIIAPGSPSSSLLSEQKLRGVIENARQILKVIEEFGSFDKYCWSFVNHRPILSTFRYPRQVPVKTSKADAISKDLVRRGFRSVGPTVVYTFMQVSGMTNDHLVSCYRFAECTAAATGAKPTTESGSEANSGASNHAAEQKANGAANGLAVDIGLSRTIDELSIS; from the exons ATGTCCGGGTCTAGTTCGAGGGGGCGTCTGTCTCCGGCTTCAGGTGGTGGAGACTCTGAGCCGCGGTCTGCGGGGAGCAGGACACGATCTGTGTCTGCTACCCGGGGTCGGAAGGCGTCGCCGAGGCCTGGGAGGGATGTCGCATCAGCAACAGCGACAGTGGAGGAGAAGAAGCCTGCTGCGGTGCCTACATTGCTCCCTTCGCTCAGCGTGCCGGCAGGGATGCGCCGGCAGGAGCTGCTACTGCGCTCAGGGTTCTCTCTTGACGCCTCATGCTCATCAGACGCTTCGACAGACTCGTTCTGCAGCCGGGCATCCACTGGGCGGATTGGGAGGCCGGTGTTtgggccgaggaagaagaagaccgtcTCCCAGGCTGATCATAAGGTCTCTGCCATGCTGGAAAGGGAGGCTGGATCTGCTTCTCCAAGTGATGCTTCTGGTCTGAAGAGGAGGTGTGCTTGGGTGACTGCTAATACCG ATCCATGTTATGTTGCATTTCATGACGAAGAATGGGGAGTTCCAGTTCACGACGACAA GAAGTTGTTTGAGTTACTGGTGCTCTCGGGTTCACTGGCCGAACTTACATGGCCAACAATTTTGAACAAGAGATCTATATTCAG GGAGGTTTTCATGGATTTTGACCCTGCATCAGTCTCTAAATTAAGCGAGAGGAAGATTATTGCACCTGGAAGTCCTAGCAGCTCCTTGTTATCTGAACAGAAATTGCGCGGTGTTATTGAGAATGCACGACAAATACTGAAG GTTATAGAGGAGTTTGGGTCATTTGATAAGTACTGCTGGAGCTTTGTGAACCACAGACCTATATTGAGCACATTCAGGTATCCCCGTCAGGTTCCTGTCAAGACATCTAAAGCGGACGCGATAAGCAAAGATTTGGTCCGAAGGGGTTTCCGAAGCGTAGGCCCAACGGTCGTGTACACCTTCATGCAAGTCTCCGGCATGACCAACGACCACCTCGTCTCCTGCTACCGGTTTGCTGAATGCACCGCAGCCGCAACTGGTGCTAAGCCTACTACCGAATCTGGCAGCGAAGCAAATTCAGGCGCCAGCAATCACGCCGCGGAGCAAAAGGCGAACGGAGCTGCTAACGGACTAGCCGTTGACATTGGGCTGTCCAGAACGATAGACGAGCTCAGCATCTCGTAG